One genomic window of Anaerolineae bacterium includes the following:
- the alr gene encoding alanine racemase: protein MSALAEEFPYYPVSAASDEDEGVVRPTRVMIDLNALADNFQAIRQRVAPSKVMPILKANAYGHGLVPVARLMERLGADYLGVAVLEEGILLRKMGIRTPILVLGGIWGSQVPLFLKYDLTLAASSIEKLQQIDQAAEALGTVARVHLKIDTGMERIGVHFYSAEAFLEASLKCRHVQVEGIFSHFANADAADLTSSRLQLERFQEVLRFYEKRSLPLPMCHMANSAAILRLPEAYFDLVRPGILLYGVYPSPEVPRTVAVRPALTWVSRVVYFKVTKPGHPVSYGWTWKPQRMTRIVTVPVGYGDGYFRAMSNKAQVLIRGKRYPQVGRICMDQMMVDIGWESAYNGDEVVLIGCQGEECITVEDLAAWADTIPYEILTNINTRVPRIYIGDGVGEAEGR from the coding sequence ATGAGCGCCCTTGCTGAGGAGTTTCCCTACTATCCGGTGAGTGCAGCCAGTGATGAGGACGAGGGGGTAGTGCGCCCCACACGGGTGATGATCGACCTGAATGCCCTGGCGGACAACTTCCAGGCCATCCGTCAACGAGTGGCTCCGTCTAAGGTGATGCCCATCCTCAAGGCCAACGCTTACGGCCACGGCCTGGTGCCTGTGGCCCGCCTGATGGAGCGTCTGGGAGCGGATTACTTAGGGGTGGCCGTGCTGGAAGAGGGAATTCTATTGCGGAAAATGGGGATCCGGACCCCGATCCTGGTGCTGGGCGGCATTTGGGGCAGTCAGGTTCCCCTTTTTCTCAAATACGACCTAACGCTCGCGGCGTCCTCGATCGAGAAATTACAGCAGATTGATCAGGCGGCTGAGGCCCTAGGCACGGTGGCGCGTGTCCACTTGAAAATTGATACCGGTATGGAGCGCATCGGCGTGCATTTCTACAGTGCTGAGGCCTTTCTCGAAGCCTCGCTGAAATGCCGCCATGTCCAGGTGGAGGGCATCTTTTCCCACTTTGCTAATGCGGATGCTGCGGATTTGACCTCGTCCCGGCTGCAATTGGAGCGGTTTCAAGAGGTGTTGCGCTTCTATGAGAAGCGCAGCCTGCCTTTGCCCATGTGTCACATGGCCAATTCGGCGGCCATTCTACGGTTGCCGGAGGCCTATTTTGATTTGGTGCGCCCTGGCATATTGCTTTACGGAGTGTATCCCTCCCCCGAAGTGCCGCGCACCGTGGCCGTCCGCCCGGCATTGACCTGGGTCTCTCGGGTGGTGTATTTCAAAGTGACCAAGCCGGGCCATCCGGTGAGTTACGGCTGGACCTGGAAGCCGCAGCGGATGACCCGCATCGTCACCGTCCCGGTCGGATATGGTGATGGCTACTTCCGTGCCATGTCCAACAAGGCTCAGGTGCTTATCCGCGGGAAGCGTTACCCCCAGGTGGGACGGATCTGCATGGATCAAATGATGGTGGATATCGGTTGGGAGAGCGCCTACAACGGCGATGAAGTAGTGCTGATCGGCTGTCAGGGCGAGGAGTGCATCACCGTGGAGGACCTGGCTGCCTGGGCTGACACGATTCCGTATGAAATCCTGACCAACATCAACACCCGGGTGCCGCGCATTTATATCGGCGATGGTGTGGGCGAGGCTGAGGGCCGATGA
- the ltaE gene encoding low-specificity L-threonine aldolase: MDWIDLRSDTVTWPTPAMREAMARAAVGDDVYGEDPTIHRLEARAAELTGKEACLFVASGTMGNLVAVFTHCQRGDEVILGDKAHMFVNEGGGMAALGGVHPHPVPNRADGGLDMDAVQAALRDPHNPHHPRSRLVTLENTHNICGGVAVPLEHMREVADWAYAHGLSVHLDGARLFNAALALGVPAREVCAPVDSVMFCLSKGLSAPVGSLLCGSAAFIAEARRWRKMVGGGMRQVGVLAAAGLVALEEILPRLAEDHRRARQLAQGLQQIPGVSLDFGLPQTNMVYFSLTEEVPWDAAEVARRLEARRIKVDVEGPRRFRLVTHYWIDDQAVETVMQAFQEVLGTRP, encoded by the coding sequence ATGGACTGGATCGATTTGCGCTCGGATACCGTAACCTGGCCCACTCCGGCCATGCGTGAGGCCATGGCGCGCGCGGCCGTAGGAGACGATGTGTACGGCGAGGACCCGACGATCCATCGCCTGGAAGCGCGGGCCGCTGAGTTGACGGGTAAAGAGGCCTGCCTGTTTGTGGCTTCGGGCACCATGGGCAACCTGGTCGCGGTGTTCACCCATTGTCAGCGGGGAGATGAGGTGATTTTGGGCGACAAGGCCCACATGTTTGTCAACGAAGGTGGCGGTATGGCGGCGCTGGGGGGCGTGCATCCCCATCCGGTGCCTAACCGCGCCGACGGCGGCCTGGATATGGACGCGGTGCAGGCCGCCTTGCGCGATCCGCACAACCCTCATCACCCCCGCTCGCGTCTGGTGACCCTGGAGAACACCCACAATATTTGCGGCGGTGTGGCCGTGCCCCTGGAACACATGCGTGAGGTGGCCGACTGGGCGTACGCCCACGGCCTGTCCGTCCATCTGGACGGCGCGCGGCTGTTCAACGCGGCCCTGGCTTTGGGCGTCCCAGCGCGCGAGGTGTGCGCTCCTGTGGATTCGGTGATGTTTTGCCTGAGCAAAGGGCTGAGCGCACCGGTGGGGTCGCTGCTCTGCGGTTCGGCGGCCTTCATCGCCGAGGCCCGCCGCTGGCGCAAGATGGTGGGCGGCGGGATGCGCCAGGTTGGCGTGCTGGCGGCAGCGGGTTTGGTGGCCCTGGAGGAAATCCTCCCCCGGTTGGCCGAGGACCATCGCCGGGCGCGACAACTGGCTCAGGGGTTGCAGCAAATCCCGGGCGTGTCTCTGGATTTTGGGCTGCCCCAGACCAACATGGTCTATTTCTCCCTCACCGAGGAGGTGCCCTGGGATGCCGCTGAGGTGGCGCGCCGTTTGGAGGCCCGGCGGATCAAAGTCGATGTGGAAGGCCCCCGCCGGTTTCGCCTGGTGACCCACTACTGGATTGACGATCAGGCGGTCGAAACCGTGATGCAGGCCTTCCAAGAGGTGTTGGGAACCCGGCCCTGA
- the lspA gene encoding signal peptidase II: MRQWWKTGSVLLLAALVVAVDQYAKAWIRQALPYGAVWSAPWAETLPWLRIVHWSNPGAAFGLFQQAGPLFTALAVVVVLAMLFHLPQMQREPWLMRLGLGLVLGGALGNLVDRLTQGVVTDFIAVGAFPVFNLADASITVGAVAILLAGWASGQDAEAGQETLTEEPEEKVPHE; the protein is encoded by the coding sequence ATGCGTCAATGGTGGAAAACAGGGAGTGTGTTGCTGCTCGCCGCTTTGGTCGTGGCTGTGGACCAGTACGCCAAAGCGTGGATTCGCCAGGCCTTGCCTTATGGTGCGGTGTGGTCGGCGCCCTGGGCCGAAACCCTGCCCTGGCTGCGCATCGTGCACTGGAGCAACCCCGGCGCGGCCTTTGGTTTGTTTCAGCAAGCCGGGCCGCTGTTCACGGCGCTGGCTGTGGTGGTGGTGCTGGCCATGCTGTTCCATCTTCCCCAGATGCAACGCGAACCCTGGCTGATGCGTCTTGGCCTGGGGTTGGTGTTGGGCGGCGCCCTGGGCAATCTGGTGGATCGGCTGACCCAGGGTGTGGTCACGGATTTCATCGCGGTGGGCGCTTTTCCGGTGTTCAACCTGGCCGACGCTTCCATCACCGTAGGGGCTGTGGCCATCCTGCTGGCGGGCTGGGCCTCCGGTCAAGATGCGGAAGCCGGGCAGGAGACCCTGACGGAAGAACCGGAGGAAAAGGTGCCCCATGAGTGA
- a CDS encoding RluA family pseudouridine synthase, translated as MSEQEVKRFRFTGDTPQRLDKFLVTCFPNQSRSRLQMWIKEGLVLVNGRPAGKAGQMLEGGEEVEVHVPPVRPTEVVPEPIPLDILFENRDVLVVNKPAGMVVHPGPGNERGTLVNAVLAYVPDLQGVGGMLRPGIVHRLDKDTSGVIIVAKNDRAHRFLQQQFKERATEKVYLALVDGAPPTPKGRIEAPIGRDTTHRQRMKVVPPGKGREAVTIYHTVERLPAHTLLEVHPLTGRTHQIRVHLAFLGCPVVGDTVYGRRKPTLSLGRHFLHAYRLTITLPGEQVSRTFEAPLPPELEAALEEARQK; from the coding sequence ATGAGTGAGCAGGAAGTGAAGCGGTTTCGGTTCACCGGAGACACGCCTCAGCGACTGGATAAGTTTTTGGTGACCTGCTTTCCCAACCAGTCGCGCTCTCGCCTCCAGATGTGGATCAAGGAAGGGCTGGTGTTGGTCAATGGGCGCCCGGCAGGCAAAGCCGGGCAGATGCTGGAGGGAGGCGAGGAGGTTGAGGTGCACGTCCCGCCGGTGCGGCCTACCGAGGTGGTGCCCGAGCCCATCCCGCTGGACATCCTCTTCGAGAACCGCGATGTCCTAGTGGTGAACAAGCCCGCTGGGATGGTCGTCCACCCGGGACCGGGCAACGAGCGCGGCACGTTGGTCAACGCCGTGCTGGCCTATGTGCCGGATTTGCAGGGGGTGGGCGGAATGCTCCGCCCTGGCATCGTCCATCGGTTGGACAAGGACACTTCCGGGGTGATCATTGTGGCCAAAAACGACCGGGCCCACCGCTTTTTGCAGCAGCAGTTCAAGGAGCGCGCCACAGAGAAAGTGTACCTAGCTCTGGTGGACGGCGCACCGCCCACGCCGAAGGGCCGTATCGAGGCCCCCATCGGCCGCGACACCACCCACCGCCAGCGGATGAAAGTGGTGCCGCCGGGCAAAGGCCGCGAAGCGGTCACGATTTACCACACGGTGGAGCGCCTGCCGGCGCACACCTTGTTGGAAGTGCATCCGCTCACCGGGCGAACCCATCAGATCCGGGTGCATCTGGCCTTTTTGGGGTGTCCGGTGGTGGGCGATACGGTGTATGGACGCCGCAAGCCCACGCTGAGCCTGGGGCGTCACTTTTTGCACGCCTATCGCCTGACCATCACCCTGCCTGGGGAACAAGTATCGCGTACCTTCGAGGCCCCCTTGCCGCCCGAGTTGGAGGCGGCCCTGGAAGAGGCGCGCCAGAAGTAA
- a CDS encoding XdhC/CoxF family protein → MGYRVRVVDPRRAFTTAERFPMADEVVVAWPQDALPADALRPSDAVVALAHDPKIDVPALATALRSPVGYVGLLGSRRTQAARRKALREEGLSEEDLARIHGPVGFDLGAAPEEITLGILAEIVATHNGKSGRPKA, encoded by the coding sequence GTGGGCTACCGCGTGCGCGTGGTGGACCCCCGCCGCGCCTTCACCACCGCGGAACGCTTCCCCATGGCCGACGAGGTCGTCGTGGCCTGGCCCCAGGACGCCCTCCCCGCCGATGCCCTGCGGCCCAGCGACGCGGTGGTCGCCCTGGCCCACGACCCGAAAATCGATGTGCCGGCCCTGGCCACGGCGCTACGCAGCCCGGTGGGTTATGTGGGCCTGCTGGGCTCCCGCCGCACCCAGGCGGCGCGGCGCAAAGCGCTGCGCGAGGAAGGGCTCAGCGAGGAGGACCTGGCCCGCATTCACGGGCCGGTGGGCTTCGACCTGGGCGCTGCGCCGGAGGAAATCACCCTGGGCATTCTGGCTGAGATTGTGGCGACGCACAACGGCAAGTCGGGTCGGCCCAAGGCCTGA
- a CDS encoding CAP domain-containing protein: MSWVVWGVGLLLTACGWTMPAAPALEGTATWTPLAPAAPTATVLSSTTAPQHTRLPSPTARPDGRDLASPSPAASPLAPTVTAFVPPTGTATAPPSPTFTPTSAGLPGATPWPSPQATATAPPPTREMLPSPTLEPPSATPVPPTVAVSPTVTATPAPPSATPTATMALPTPSATAPLASCAVDGNATYEAQLLALINQERQAQGLSPLAMEPHLQEAARAHSEDMACNGFFAHTGSDGSTFADRVLHFGYAFSYVGENIYAGSGPYNSPEAVFNAWLNSPPHRENMLNPNFIHVGIGYCYAPESPYGSYWTADFGRP, from the coding sequence ATGTCCTGGGTGGTATGGGGCGTGGGGCTTTTGCTGACCGCTTGTGGGTGGACTATGCCCGCTGCCCCTGCTCTCGAAGGGACGGCCACCTGGACCCCCCTGGCCCCTGCTGCGCCTACGGCCACGGTGCTGTCCTCGACCACCGCACCTCAGCACACGCGCCTGCCCTCGCCGACAGCCCGGCCTGATGGGAGGGACTTGGCGTCCCCTTCGCCTGCCGCGAGCCCTTTGGCCCCCACGGTCACTGCTTTTGTGCCCCCGACGGGGACGGCGACGGCCCCGCCCTCGCCCACATTCACCCCCACATCTGCCGGGCTGCCAGGCGCCACGCCGTGGCCTTCCCCCCAGGCGACGGCCACTGCCCCGCCTCCCACGCGAGAGATGCTCCCCTCGCCCACGCTGGAACCGCCCTCGGCCACGCCTGTTCCTCCGACGGTGGCGGTTTCTCCGACCGTGACGGCTACGCCTGCGCCGCCCAGCGCGACGCCCACTGCCACGATGGCCCTGCCCACACCTTCGGCGACCGCCCCGTTGGCCTCGTGTGCAGTCGACGGCAACGCGACTTACGAAGCCCAACTGTTGGCGTTGATCAACCAGGAGCGACAGGCTCAAGGTTTGTCTCCCCTGGCCATGGAGCCTCACCTTCAAGAGGCCGCGCGTGCTCATAGCGAAGACATGGCCTGCAACGGTTTCTTTGCCCACACCGGCTCGGACGGTTCCACGTTCGCCGATCGGGTGTTGCATTTTGGTTATGCCTTTTCCTATGTTGGCGAGAACATTTACGCGGGAAGTGGGCCGTACAACAGCCCGGAAGCGGTGTTCAACGCCTGGCTGAACAGCCCGCCCCATCGGGAGAACATGCTCAACCCCAACTTTATCCATGTGGGTATTGGTTATTGCTACGCCCCGGAAAGCCCCTACGGCAGTTACTGGACGGCCGATTTTGGCCGACCGTAG
- a CDS encoding cobalamin B12-binding domain-containing protein — protein MERKERKTVIGAALGECVHVAGVMRFLRLAEQAGWRTVFLGPATPIEKVLEAARREKADLVGVSYRLTPETGERLLAEFAEAADDLRVQGVRFVFGGTPPVAERARKLGFFDMVFDGTESPDQVLAYLKGADPTHFTEQDFPQATVERIRWKAPYPLIRHHFGLPSLEATEAGIARIAEAGVLDVISLGTDQDAQENFFHPERQDPRRRGAGGVPVRSPEDFRRLYRASRRGNFPLMRTYTGTDDFIKLAEMYVETIHIAWAAIPLFWFNRMDGRGPWDLEGSIREHQKLMAWYGERDIPVEVNEPHHWGMRDAPDVIFVVAAYLSAYNVKAMGVQDYIAQLMFNSPADLSDKMDLAKMLAVLEVIAPLADADFRIYRQTRTGLLSYPVDADYARAHLAASVYLQLALKPHIVHVVGYTEAEHAATAEEVIESCKLARRAIENALRGQPDMTRDPEVQARKEELIAEAQVTLEAIRNLAAPGVDDPLTDPTTLTKAVTTGMLDAPQLQNNPYGRGQIVTRIDERGACVTVDPETGKPLNERERLTRLGVL, from the coding sequence ATGGAGCGCAAAGAGCGGAAAACCGTGATTGGTGCGGCGTTGGGGGAGTGCGTGCATGTGGCCGGTGTAATGCGCTTTCTGCGCTTGGCTGAGCAGGCCGGCTGGCGCACCGTGTTCCTCGGCCCGGCTACCCCCATCGAAAAAGTGCTCGAAGCCGCCCGCCGGGAAAAAGCCGACCTGGTAGGCGTTTCTTACCGCCTCACCCCTGAAACCGGCGAGCGCCTGCTCGCCGAGTTCGCCGAGGCCGCCGACGACCTGCGCGTCCAGGGCGTGCGCTTCGTCTTCGGCGGCACGCCCCCCGTGGCCGAACGCGCCCGGAAGCTGGGTTTCTTCGATATGGTCTTCGACGGCACCGAGTCCCCCGACCAAGTGCTGGCCTACCTCAAGGGTGCCGACCCCACCCACTTCACCGAGCAGGACTTCCCCCAAGCCACGGTGGAGCGCATTCGCTGGAAGGCGCCCTATCCCCTCATCCGTCACCACTTCGGCCTGCCCAGCCTGGAGGCCACCGAGGCGGGCATCGCCCGCATCGCTGAAGCGGGTGTGCTCGATGTGATTTCCCTGGGCACCGACCAGGACGCCCAGGAGAACTTCTTCCACCCCGAACGGCAGGACCCGCGCCGACGCGGCGCCGGGGGCGTGCCTGTGCGCTCGCCGGAGGACTTCCGCCGCCTCTACCGGGCCAGCCGACGGGGGAACTTCCCCCTCATGCGCACTTACACCGGCACCGACGACTTCATCAAACTGGCCGAGATGTATGTTGAAACCATCCACATCGCCTGGGCGGCCATCCCCCTCTTTTGGTTCAATCGCATGGATGGCCGCGGCCCCTGGGACCTGGAAGGCTCCATCCGCGAGCATCAGAAACTCATGGCCTGGTACGGCGAGCGCGACATCCCTGTGGAGGTCAACGAACCCCACCACTGGGGGATGCGCGATGCGCCCGATGTGATCTTCGTGGTGGCTGCCTACCTCTCCGCCTACAACGTGAAGGCCATGGGCGTGCAGGACTACATCGCCCAACTCATGTTCAACAGCCCCGCTGACCTCTCGGACAAAATGGACCTGGCCAAGATGCTGGCCGTGCTGGAGGTGATCGCGCCCCTGGCCGACGCGGACTTCCGCATCTACCGCCAGACGCGCACCGGTTTGCTCAGTTACCCGGTGGACGCGGATTACGCCCGCGCCCACCTGGCGGCCAGCGTGTACCTGCAGCTGGCCCTCAAGCCGCACATCGTCCATGTGGTGGGCTACACCGAGGCCGAACACGCCGCCACGGCCGAGGAGGTCATCGAATCCTGCAAGCTGGCCCGCCGGGCCATCGAGAACGCCTTGCGCGGCCAGCCGGATATGACACGCGACCCCGAAGTGCAGGCCCGCAAGGAAGAACTCATCGCCGAGGCCCAGGTCACCCTGGAGGCCATCCGCAACCTGGCCGCGCCGGGGGTGGACGACCCGCTCACCGACCCGACCACCCTGACCAAGGCGGTGACCACCGGCATGCTCGACGCACCACAGTTGCAGAACAACCCTTACGGACGCGGGCAAATCGTCACCCGCATCGATGAGCGGGGCGCCTGCGTGACAGTGGACCCTGAGACGGGGAAACCGCTGAATGAACGGGAGCGGCTGACCCGCCTGGGGGTGCTCTGA
- a CDS encoding tetratricopeptide repeat protein, which translates to MQEYIFEVNEADFDTHVLERSTRLPVIVIFTAPWCTPCEVLNPMLERLVQDAEGALALARVNVDENPRLAARFEVKTLPLVRVFVNRQVVAGFAGTPTEAQLRQFVRRLAPNQGNLQRERGLSLVRRGQWAEAEAALRAVLAERADDPAARLGLVKALLAQGRAEEALDWLTNFPPSKEYSEAQMLRPLAEALAEAFRDADLSPKESDDLLEAIYRRALRLVAAGNLPAAMDGLLEVLRRDKRYRRGEAHQVALAVLALMDPDAPETRQYRQELAMVLF; encoded by the coding sequence ATGCAAGAGTATATTTTTGAGGTCAACGAAGCCGATTTTGACACGCATGTGCTGGAACGCTCCACGCGACTTCCGGTGATCGTGATTTTCACCGCGCCCTGGTGTACCCCCTGCGAGGTCTTGAACCCCATGCTGGAGCGCCTGGTGCAGGATGCGGAGGGGGCGCTGGCGCTGGCCAGGGTCAATGTGGACGAAAATCCGCGCCTCGCGGCGCGCTTTGAGGTGAAGACATTGCCCCTGGTGCGGGTGTTCGTCAACCGTCAGGTGGTGGCCGGCTTTGCGGGGACGCCCACGGAGGCGCAATTACGGCAGTTTGTGCGCCGTTTGGCCCCCAATCAGGGTAACCTGCAACGCGAGCGCGGCTTGTCCCTGGTGCGAAGGGGGCAATGGGCCGAGGCGGAAGCCGCCCTGCGTGCCGTCCTGGCCGAGCGGGCAGACGACCCCGCGGCCCGGCTGGGCCTGGTGAAGGCCTTGCTGGCCCAGGGGCGTGCCGAGGAGGCGCTGGACTGGCTGACCAACTTTCCCCCCAGCAAGGAGTACAGCGAGGCCCAGATGCTCCGCCCGCTGGCCGAGGCGCTGGCCGAGGCGTTTCGGGACGCCGATTTGAGCCCCAAGGAGAGTGATGACCTTTTGGAGGCCATCTACCGGCGGGCCTTGCGCCTGGTGGCGGCGGGGAATTTGCCTGCGGCCATGGACGGTTTGCTGGAAGTGCTGCGCCGGGACAAGCGCTACCGCCGGGGCGAAGCCCATCAGGTGGCGTTGGCCGTGTTGGCGCTCATGGACCCCGACGCTCCGGAGACGCGTCAGTATCGTCAGGAATTGGCGATGGTCTTGTTCTAA